One genomic segment of Parus major isolate Abel chromosome 10, Parus_major1.1, whole genome shotgun sequence includes these proteins:
- the LIPC gene encoding hepatic triacylglycerol lipase: MKSLQLLSFLLLSCIIVSGNTYEGNKKEALGSQSEHTTAKKYQQNLETKFRLYTDTAEGSCRVFVNQLETLDKCGFNASLPLVMIVHGWSVDGILESWIWKMAAALKSQHNQMNVIIADWLTLAHQHYPIAVQNTRTTGQEIAQFVEWLEESVQFSRSNVHLIGYSLGAHVSGFAGSFINGTKKIGRITGLDPAGPLFEGMSPTDRLSPDDANFVDAIHTFTKQHMGLSVGIKQPVAHFDFYPNGGTFQPGCHILYVYNHIAQYGINGIAQTVKCAHERSVHLFIDSLLHKDKQSTAYWCNDINTFNKGLCLNCRKNRCNTLGYTIREERLPKSRRLFLKTRARMPFKVYHYQFKIHIINEIEGKQIEPAFTMSLSGTKEDAKKLHIPLVEGVTGNKTYSFLITLDTDIGDIIMIKLKWEGTPVWENIWDTFQTIIPWTKGTRRPGLIVKAIRVKAGETQHKYTFCPQSIDNIHLHPSQEKTFVKCEDHFERSI, from the exons aggcACTGGGATCACAGAGTGAACACACTACGGCAAAGAAATATCAGCAAAACTTAGAAACCAAATTTCGACTCTATACAGATACAGCTGAAGGCAGCTGCCGGGTTTTTGTCAATCAGTTGGAGACTCTTGACAAATGTGGTTTCAATGCCTCTCTTCCTCTGGTGATGATAGTCCATGGCTGGTCG GTGGATGGGATATTAGAAAGCTGGATTTGGAaaatggcagcagctctgaagtcTCAGCATAACCAAATGAATGTGATCATTGCAGACTGGCTCACACTGGCTCACCAGCACTATCCCATTGCTGTACAGAACACACGCACCACAGGACAGGAGATAGCGCAGTTCGTGGAGTGGCTGGAG GAATCCGTTCAGTTTTCCAGAAGCAATGTTCATCTAATTGGGTACAGCCTAGGAGCTCATGTTTCAGGATTTGCTGGAAGTTTCATCAATGGTACAAAAAAGATTGGAAGAATTACAG gCCTCGACCCTGCCGGTCCCTTGTTTGAAGGAATGTCACCAACAGACCGTTTATCTCCAGATGATGCAAACTTTGTAGATGCAATTCATACCTTCACTAAACAGCACATGGGCCTCAGTGTTGGCATCAAGCAGCCTGTGGCTCATTTTGACTTTTATCCCAACGGAGGCACCTTCCAGCCGGGCTGTCACATCCTGTATGTGTACAACCACATTGCACAATACGGGATCAATG GCATCGCTCAAACTGTGAAATGTGCTCATGAGAGGTCAGTTCATTTGTTCATCGACTCTCTGCTGCACAAGGACAAGCAAAGCACAGCTTACTGGTGCAACGACATCAACACTTTCAACAAAGGACTGTGCCTCAACTGTAGGAAGAACCGGTGTAACACCCTGGGCTACACCATCAGGGAGGAAAGGCTGCCCAAAAGTAGACGactctttctgaaaacaagagcGCGAATGCCCTTCAAAG TGTATCATTATCAGTTCAAGATCCACATCATCAATGAAATCGAAGGCAAGCAGATAGAACCAGCTTTCACCATGTCTCTGTCAGGGACTAAGGAGGATGCTAAAAAGCTGCATATCCCACT AGTTGAAGGTGTTACTGGGAATAAAACCTACTCCTTTCTCATCACCCTGGACACTGATATCGGTGACATCATAATGATAAAGTTGAAATGGGAAGGAACTCCAGTCTGGGAAAATATCTGGGACACATTTCAAACCATAATACCATGGACAAAAGGCACTCGTCGACCAGGACTTATAGTGAAGGCAATAAGAGTGAAAGCAGGGGAGACACAGCACAA atatACATTTTGCCCCCAAAGCATTGACAACATTCACCTTCATCCATCCCAAGAGAAGACATTTGTGAAGTGTGAAGATCACTTCGAGAGAAGCATCTGA